A stretch of DNA from Brevibacillus ruminantium:
AATACTTCCCCAAGTTCTTTCATCATACGCTCTGCCTGCGTGCCGCCTCCAAATGCCGGGGTGTACCACTTGGCATCTACGCCGAGCCTGTCAGCCATAAATTTACGGCACGGCTCGATCTCGCTATCATAGAAAGCTTTCGCGTCTCCTGTAAAAGGCCGATGATGAGCAGCATGTACTCCAAGTGTCATGCCAGCTTGGCACATCTTAATGAATTCACGCTCATTAATGTAGTAGCTGTTAATAAAATTCTCAAATGAGTGAAAAACGGAAAGGGCTTTTTCCTCCAGGAATGACCTGCTTTGCTGTTCAGTTAAATGAAAGTTCAGAGCGTATTTATTATACCTTCTAAAGGGAGAAGACTCATATGAATAATAATGACTTCGTTCTGGTACGGCCTTTACATCAAACCTTGCAGTAAGCTCTCTCCATATTTCTTCGTCTGTGAAAAAAGATAACACTGTATGAATTAAGTGGAATACGGGAACGCGGCGCTCCAAAAGCGGACCTGACATGACTGTAAAGTACGCAGGAATCCCTTTCTTTTGAAGGATCGGAAATGCAATTTCATACTGGTCTTTTGTAGCGTCATCAAACGTCAACACACAATAAGGCTTTTTCCCCCTTGGCTTATTAAGGTCATCAGGAGCTACAATATCGTAATGTTTGGTTGCCCACTCGATTTGAAGCTCGAATTCTTTGGGGTCAAATGGAAAAATCCCCTTCAACCCAGGGATCTGAACATAATGGTACATGATGGATATATCTTTCAATACTATTTCTCCTCAGATGTTTTATAACTGTTTATCGAAAAAACTCTATCTCTCCACTGAACTGGTCAGAGAGGATAGAGT
This window harbors:
- a CDS encoding polysaccharide deacetylase family protein, producing the protein MKDISIMYHYVQIPGLKGIFPFDPKEFELQIEWATKHYDIVAPDDLNKPRGKKPYCVLTFDDATKDQYEIAFPILQKKGIPAYFTVMSGPLLERRVPVFHLIHTVLSFFTDEEIWRELTARFDVKAVPERSHYYSYESSPFRRYNKYALNFHLTEQQSRSFLEEKALSVFHSFENFINSYYINEREFIKMCQAGMTLGVHAAHHRPFTGDAKAFYDSEIEPCRKFMADRLGVDAKWYTPAFGGGTQAERMMKELGEVLRDHGFKGAFTTKSGFNNGLDSFWLHRYDCISLPPRSEVPWK